The Triticum aestivum cultivar Chinese Spring chromosome 6D, IWGSC CS RefSeq v2.1, whole genome shotgun sequence genomic sequence CTAAGAGAGCCCTGCAATTACTCCTTCCTTGTAGATTATCGTTATCATCAGTTACACACTCGAATCGAGATCTTAACAGTATTGACCTCACGAAGGAGGAGGAAGCGCCAGCAGCGCAGATCAGGAGTTCTCTTTTGAAGGCACGCAATGGAAATGTGCAGGATTTGGTTCAGTCCCTTGGGGTTGACTGTCCGGGAATTCAGCTTACAAGTAACACTGTGGACAGCTTGTTGTGTAAGTTTGGGGATGACTGGAAATCTGCTTTTGGTCTTTTTCAGTGGGCACAGTTGAGTGGCAATTACAAGCACACGGCATATGCTTGTAGTCGGATGATCGACTTGCTTGGGAAGATGAGGCAGATTGACCGGATGTGGGATCTATTGTCTGACATGCACTGCAGAGGCCTTGTGACTGTCGAGACAGCTGCGAAGAGCATCAGGAGGCTGGCAGGTGCAAGGAGATGGAAGGATGCTGTCATGTTGTTCGATAAGCTGGAGGACATGGGGCTGGAGAGGAATACAGAGACTATGAACGTTCTGCTTGATGCACTTTGCAAAGAAAAGAAGGTTGAAGTAGCACGCAAGGTCTTTCTCGTGCTCAGTCCGCACATTCAGCCTGATgcatacacattcaacattttcgTCCATGGCTGGTGCAGTGCACGTAGAATCGAGGAGGCAAAGTGGACAATTGAGGAAATGAAAGCCCGGGGGTTTGCGCCTTCAGTTATCACCTACACTGCTGTCCTTGAAGCTTACTGCAAGCAACACAATTTTAGGATGGTCTATGAAATTCTTGATTGGATGTGTTCTGAAGGCTGCCATCCAAACGTCATTACTTACACTATGATCATGACCTCACTGTCAAAATGCCATATGTTCGAAGAAGCTCTGAGTGTATCTCATAGAATGAAGTCCTCTGGCTGTAAGCCTGATACATTGTTCTACAATTCCTTGATTAACGTGCTTGGTAATGCGGGCTATCTGTCTGAAGCTTCCCAGGTATTTCAAGTGGAGATGCCAATGAATGGCGTGCCCCGTAGTTTGGCTACCTATAACACCATGATATCAATCTTTTGCCAGAAAGACCGAGATGAAGATGCTCTCAATGTGCTGAAAGAAATGGAGGCGCACTCTTGTAAGCCTGATCTTCAGACATATCGGCCACTTCTCAGACTGTTTTTAAGTAGAAGAGGCCAAGCTGATTCCATTCGGAACTTGTTGAATgagctgatcaataaacaaagtcTATGTTTAGATGTGGATACATACAGTCTTCTGATCCATGGTCTTTGTAGGGTGGGTGAGACTGACTGGGCATATCAACTGTTTGAAGAGATGGTTGGTAGTGAGATAGTGCCTAGGTATAAAACATGGGAGTTGCTTTTGGATGAAGCACAAAGGAAAAACATGGAGGGTTGTGTCGAAAGAATTCGAAATTACATGACTTGTTTTGGTATTTCTGTTTAATTGGATGAATTATATTCCTATATGATTGATTTTCTAGTGGTCAGCTGATAGCGTCATTTGGCATTACTTTTTTTTGACATTACTTTGACAACTAATGAGGTAATGCTTTAAAACATTTGTGCCAATTATACGATATACCACACACTATAATTGAGTTCCTCACTTGACAAAGCAAACATTAATCCCTGTGCATTGGTATGTCGTCACTTATCAGCATATAAAACCACAGGTTTAATCTTGATCGTTCTCCgagtatctctactcttataaaaaaccgagttggtgatgatggcgtgtctgccatcttacaatatagaccgtctgatctatatttgACGGATATAAAGCAAATTATgataattttgcaaaaagataccgcacctctctccacatttgcagataaggccttccctcgtttatctttatctcccacaacctcattgttgagcaattaaaaaagaaagcctttgaataATCTGGCATGATGGCCGTTGCCggtgtcgtccatccccatgccacACTCCGACCACCAATCatcaccacgccccactcctcctcaccttatctctcatttttctcgagatatcattcgtttttacacatgggattactcccgcatgtgTCAATCATAACAGGTGTTTTGTGCAAAGAAaatatcttgatgttccgtgcaatgcacgggcattttgCTAGTAACtcaaaagattgaaaaataaaaatcTACATATTTTTTAGCATATGGGCCATCAATTCAAAAAatacaagaaaaaggaagaaaaaattgTCAAGAAAACATATtaatgtttcgtgcaatgcacgggcattttgCTAGTTATAAGGTAAAAGATCAGGATCGGGCAACCGAGCTGACGTGTGCGTTGGTCACCTGCCATGTCGCATGTGGGGTGTCATCTACTCCctctccctcagttcctaaatataaatctttttagagattccaataagtgacgacatacagagtaaaatgaatgaacctacactctaaaatgtgtctatatacatccgtatgtagtttatattaCAATGTCTGAAAAGACTTATATTagaaacggatggagtatctcaaaATGTCTGAAAAGACTTATATTagaaacggatggagtatctcgtgaAAAGGTAACTCAATTTCGACCAATTAGTTTGTGCGATGTCGTGTACAAGGTAATTTCAAAAATGATTGCGGCCCTTCGAAGAAGATCCTTCTAAATATTATCAGCGCAACTCAGAATGCGTTTGTGCCAGGACGAATGATTACAGACAATATCTTAGTGGCATATGAATACTTCCATACtataaagaaaaaaaaggaatggTAAAGAGGGTCTGTGTGCCATTAAACTAGATATGCACAAAGTATATGACCGAATAGAGTGGTCTTTCCTGAAGGAGATTATGGTCAGATTGGGATTTCAAGAGAAATGGGTAAATTTAATCATGCAATATGTAACCTCAGTGGAGTACCGGGTTCATTTTAATACAGAAGAAACTGAGAGTTTCAAACCTACTACAGTATTGAGGCAGGGAGACCCTCTCTGGCCATACTTATTCTTGCTATGTACGGAGGGATTGACCGCTCTACTTCAAATGTGGGTATGaacaaaagtgattgtttccaaTTCCTGATTGATTGAATTATTATGAAAATTAGTGGATAGAAACAAAAGTTGTTATTCGCGGGAGGAAAGGAAATTTTGCTCAAATATGCTGTACAAGCTATCCCAGTTTATGCCAGgtccgtctttaaaattcctaaaaaaaattGTAAGGGAATCATTGACGCGATGTCGCAATTTTGGTGGGGTGATGAGGACAATAATAAGAGAATGCATTGGAtggcatggtggaagatgtgtgtccCAAAAGACCAAAGAGGTATGGGTTCGCGAGATGTACACTGTTTCAATATGGCATTGTTAGCCAAACAAGCGTGGAGTTTGCTTGATAATCCCGAGTCTTTATGTGCTACTATCTTGAGAGCTAAATATTCCCCGGAGGGCGATTTAATAAGTGCAACTCTAAAAAAGGTTCCTCTTTTACTTGGTAAAGTATTATGGCGGGAGTGAATTGTCTAAAAAACGGTTACATCTGGCGAGTTGGAAATGGACATAATATTGATATTTGGAGAGATATCTGGATCCCTAACTGTGCGAATAGGAAAATTATTACTCCTAGAAGGGGGCATCTTCTATCTAAGGTTTGTGACCTTATTGACCCAGTCACGATCTTGCGATGAAGATTTGGTGAGAGAAACGTTGTGGCCAATTGATGCTCAAAGGGTACTCGCAATTCCACTTTCCATGCATAACATGACCGATTTCTTCCGTTGTTCCACTATCGTGTGTACTACCGCTTATTTTGGGTCTTCCATTGTCTATTCGGGCCCAATGGCAGTAAGGAAGTAGTACCGCTTGCGGTACTTCCACCTCTACCACCGCTGATCTTGTTGTAGCCTAGAACGCTAAGCGGAAATAGAGCGGcagttgagcggtactaccgcttgcgagcggtactaccgtctaGTCACTACCGCTGCTACTACCGCTTATTTTATCGCCTCTAGACTCGTTTTCCACTTCGCGGCAGTAGGGCCGCAGCGGTACTGCCGTCATACTCAGCCCTACCACCTCTACTTCCTGTGTACTGCAACCTcaatggtagtaccgctggggcGAGATGTAGTACCGCTCCGGTGGCACTACCGCCTCGGGGTGCTTCGCCCATACACTGTACTACTAGAACTAccacccgagcggtagtaccgctccttggagcagcAGTACCACTTGTGTGTGGGTTGTGCACAGAAAAAACAATTGTATTCGtttccaatatatatagggggtcttcttccccaagaagacctacCTCTTATCCTtcaaaactccattgttgctcaaagctccattttcgtccGATCTCTCTCCCAGCTAacaaaacttgttgattttctagggtttGGCTGAgagggccccgatctacacttccaccaagagatatttgattccccccactaatcccttgcggatcttgttacttttGGGTGTTTGAGGACCCTAAATGGtagaggtcacctcggagccacaatccattgtggtgaagcttcgtggtggtgttgggagcctccaattaagttgtggagagatccccaaccttgtttgtaaaggtccggttgccaccTTCAAGTGCACCACTAGTGAAagcacgacatcttgcattgtgcgagggcgtgaggagaataagaTGACCCTAGTAGctccttggggagcattgtgcctccacactgcttcaacggagacatacttcccttcaaaaggaaggaacttcggtaatacatcctcgtctccaccggctccacttgtggttatctcttacctttactttgtgcaagctattaTTGTGTTGTACTCCTGGCTTTCCTGTGGtgttgttgttagcatcatataggttgttcacctagttgcatatctacacaacctatttgttgctaaacctaatttgataagaaaaactaaaaattggtagttgcctattcaccccctctagtcaaccatatcgatcctttcaattggtatcagagcctcgtctctttttaaggGCTTAACCACCTAAAGAGTATGGTTGATGAGGGGCCATGGGCGGATGAACTACCCACGACCGAGGCGGTGGCCATGGTCACACGAGAGGACCTAAATGAAGCTATTGCCTCACTTAGGACCTCTATGACGACCGAAGTCAAATCCTTGTTTAATTTCCTTGATGGTCTCAATCTTTCTACATCCGCTTCAAGTGGTTAAACCCACTACCGCGGAGTCGGGTGCCAACTCCGGTAAGGAGGGGGCTAGTAGTGATAATAATCCTTTGCCCCAAGGAAAGAATAGGACGGGCATCCATGCTGCGGTTGCCCCTCCCCTGACCTTATGGAGGACCGGTCCATGCACCTCATATCAACCCTCTTGGTATTCCTCCTAAGCTTTTCTTAAATGATTTTCCTAATTGGGTTTTTCATATCATGTCTCATTTGAATCACAGCTCAACACatatttggagaatcattgaacaaggcttctactcacatgatccaaacaacttcactccaagagaagtggacaatcaatacaACCACTCCGCCTTGTTCATTCTTCAAGTCGCAATGCCTCCCGAAGAGCTTGCTCATTTGTGCCCATTCACTCTTGCAAAAGATGCATGGGAACACATTATCTCTTTGTACAAGGGAAGCtcgagcattcaacgctccaactttgAGGCGATCCTTGATGAATCCTATCAGTttgtgatgaatgaagatgaagatcctCCTGAGCTCTACCGAAGATTGACAACtatcgcggtctcactccgagatcatgcgAGCAAGGACACAAATGATAGTTGGATCAagtgcaagttcctcaaggccatcatGCCAACAACAAGGCCATGCCCTCCTaatccgtcaaagaccggacttccgcACCTTATCATCAAGTGACGTGTTGGATGAGTTTATTTCTATGAACATCTTgaacaagaccgccgacaacgcTCTAGCTCATGTCCAACGGTCAAATAAATCCTCACCCAACCtagctttgaaggccaaggctatcccagaagaagaagaggaagaagaggagagttgccccgaagacaccaaatatgcttaccgcgagcacatggctcttgcgtcaagGCAATTTTGGGGCAACAAGTGAAACTCAAGGCCCGACTTctccaagaacaactcaagtggctttaAGGGTAATCAACGTGCGAGAACTTGTTACAACAACGgtaatgtgagtcactttgtggtggattgcccctatgagaagagggaagagaaTGGTGGCAAGATCATTTCCAAAGACAAGGCGAAgcccttccccaacaagaacaacttcaccaagaggGTGCCACAAAAGGGGTTGGTGGTGCATGAAGAGTACATctccgatgatgatgatgcatGCAAGTGGTGAATGGATGACGACGGCCTCCATGGCCATTGCCACCTCTTCTCCAGCCttggtgtctctcttcgatgcccCCAACGAGAACCTCATCCCAAAGTGCCTCATGGCAAAAGGcatcaacaaggtaacctccaacatcaaaacttcCATCACAACTAATCCTTGTTGGATTGTGTGGATGGGAATGAGTTTGACAAGTTCTCGGGTAAGCTCAAAGGTGAgaccaagaagcacttcgttgctctcttgtaACAACTAGGTGAGGCCAATGACATCATTGAGTCTCATGAGGAGACCATCACTAAGATGGAGGGGAATAGCCGTGCCTATGACAATGAGATAGCGGATCTTCCATTGTTCTGGAGGAAGAGCGAGGTCTTCGTTCGGCTCTTGAGGAGCCACAAAACCTTGACCTTGCTAAACTAAGGAAAGATCATGATCATGCACTTGTTCTGTGCTTAAATCCGAGAAGGTTGAACTTGGGTTGGCCCTGCAAGACTCAAGGAAGAGTTTGAGTTACTTGACAAGGCTCATAAGGCCTTAAATAGTGCTCATGCTTCTCTCAAGGAGTCTCGTGAttaactccaagtgaagctaaccaatgAGATAGCCATTTTCCCTCCTTTTGTATTAATTGATAACGCCCATGCTAccaacccttgttgtgagcatgtgcaccttGTGGGGGAGAATGCCAAGTGgaaagagcaacttgagaaaggccttgtgacttgcatacaaggtaagaagaacctcaatgaccttttgagcaaatcaaaaggaagttgtggcaaaggagggacttgggtttgtacccaagtcaaagaaggagaagaagaagaagaagagcaagaccaagcAACCTCTCCCGCTCAAGGAAGTATTTggcaaggagggagagggtgctcatGAGAATAACAAGGACAAGGTTGTGGGTGGTAATgctaagaagggcaagaccatccctcccaacaaagccgatgactttaacccttcttatgttttatgccgtgctagtgatgggcatgtttatgccaaatttcttggttcttcttatgagtacattgaatggtctatttgggttcctaagacccttgttactaatatcaaaggacccattaaaaaaatgggtacctaaatccaagcattgatctcttgtaggagtttgcttccggtggggtgtcatggttgctcgatagtggagcgacaaatcatatgaccgggagtaaggacttggtggtggacgtgtaACCAACCCCATCCATGCGCACCCATCTCCAATTCGGTGATGCTTTAACATCTAAGGTATTGgatcttggcaaggttgtcatttctcaagacttatctattgagaaggtcatgcttgttgagacccttgcatacaatttactttccattcgtcaacttgcactcaggGGCTTTGCAACATTCTTTGGTCTTGATACCTtggcccttttgtggagcaagactcttaaagtagcctttgttcgGCATGTTGATAatggtctctatgtggttaacttttcggagcgacccactaagaccgtgacttgcctaatggctaaagttgacgtggggtggctttggcatcaccgtttagcccacgttaatatgagatctttgcaaagtctcctcaaagaGGATCacgttcgtggactaacaaatgtgagttttgccaaagacCATGTTTGttgtgcttgtattgaaggaaagctacatgagacggCTCACCGACCAACGAccatcatttattcaaagaggcccttggagctccttcacatggatctctttggtcctccatcttttgatagtcttgggggaagaAAATATTGCTTAGTGGTTGcagatgattattcaagatacacatgggtatacttcttcaagaggaagagtgagacccaacaaaccatcatcgactttgcaaatgaagctcagtgtcaacatgatgcaaagatattgaagattagaagtgacaatggcaccgagttcaagaactacaccttagatgagttccttagtgatgaggggatcaagcaccaatactCCGCACCATATACCCCCAACAAAATGGtattgcggagaggaagaaccggacgttggtggatgcggcaaggaccatgatggcggaattcAAATATCC encodes the following:
- the LOC123144729 gene encoding pentatricopeptide repeat-containing protein At3g04130, mitochondrial, translating into MSQLSLWRRHGAKRALQLLLPCRLSLSSVTHSNRDLNSIDLTKEEEAPAAQIRSSLLKARNGNVQDLVQSLGVDCPGIQLTSNTVDSLLCKFGDDWKSAFGLFQWAQLSGNYKHTAYACSRMIDLLGKMRQIDRMWDLLSDMHCRGLVTVETAAKSIRRLAGARRWKDAVMLFDKLEDMGLERNTETMNVLLDALCKEKKVEVARKVFLVLSPHIQPDAYTFNIFVHGWCSARRIEEAKWTIEEMKARGFAPSVITYTAVLEAYCKQHNFRMVYEILDWMCSEGCHPNVITYTMIMTSLSKCHMFEEALSVSHRMKSSGCKPDTLFYNSLINVLGNAGYLSEASQVFQVEMPMNGVPRSLATYNTMISIFCQKDRDEDALNVLKEMEAHSCKPDLQTYRPLLRLFLSRRGQADSIRNLLNELINKQSLCLDVDTYSLLIHGLCRVGETDWAYQLFEEMVGSEIVPRYKTWELLLDEAQRKNMEGCVERIRNYMTCFGISV